One Brassica napus cultivar Da-Ae chromosome C2, Da-Ae, whole genome shotgun sequence DNA window includes the following coding sequences:
- the LOC106381454 gene encoding histone acetyltransferase HAC1, whose translation MNVQAHLSGQVSNQGNMSQQNGGGAPGLGPSRNDNDLLRLRQGMRIKIFSILQQKQPSPADDASKAKYMDVARRLEEGLFKIANSKEDYLNQSTLESRLASLIKGRHMNNYNQQRHANPSSAGTMIPTPGLQHSGGNPNMMMTSSVDAAMDGSNNITTTAMNTANMLNPGGMLGGNMSNGYQHSSSNFGLGSVGNIASMSSQRNTGQMMPTPGIVNNSINSNSQSYLNVEASNSNNSVGFSAAPMMVPQPHQQQQQQPRQDIGGQNSRILHNLGSQMSVGLRPGMQQKMSNVSNSSINGGVGMNAKSVDTLQRSGMQSEGYGTNNVDPFHSGNLYGAATSVGTLTDTQNTNTASFQSMSGNSSSLSHQQQQFQQQPNRFQQQPNQIQQHQQQFLQQRQLKQQQRFMSQDAFGQNHVASDMVTHVKHEPGVENPSNSIHSQTHEQFQLSQFQNQYQNNADDRHAGSQILPATSQSDICTSVPQNSQQIQQILHPQGMASDSINSFNNLSVGVKSESDLQGHWQSQSQEHTQMSNSMSNERHIQDDFRQRMSGTDEAQPNNTSGGSIIGQSHISTTSESPTPQNPVGTTCRYGNENQDPRFRNQQKWLLFLRHARNCKAPEVKCPERNCVTVQKLWKHMDSCAATQCSYPRCRPTKTLINHHRSCKESNCPVCIPVKAFLQQQANARSLARLKTESSAAKSVNGGGISNDAVQTSAGALSCASPSADVSNNLQPSLKRLKVEQSSQPVDVETESCKSSVISVTEAQSSSQHAERKDHRHSDVRASSKYFEVKAEVCEGSVQARPGFKERKSGIAENIPKQRPVIEPVKQDLPDASPRQEKCKMEKVSESLKEESLVESKPPPKSGKAEIKGVSLTELFTPEQVREHIRGLRQWVGQSKAKAEKNQAMEHSMSENSCQLCAVEKLTFEPPPIYCTPCGARIKRNAMYYTVGAGDTRHYFCIPCYNESRGDTILAEGTPIPKARLEKKKNDEETEEWWVQCDKCEAWQHQICALFNGRRNDGGQAEYTCPYCYIAEVEQSKRKPLPQSAVLGAKDLPRTILSDHIEQRLFKKLKQERTERARAQGKSFDEVPTAESLVIRVVSSVDKKLEVKPRFLEIFREDSYPTEFAYKSKVVLLFQKIEGVEVCLFGMYVQEFGSECAFPNQRRVYLSYLDSVKYFRPEVRSYYGEALRTFVYHEILIGYLEYCKLRGFTSCYIWACPPLKGEDYILYCHPEIQKTPKSDKLREWYLAMLKKASKEGIVAETINLYDHFFMQTGECRAKVTAARLPYFDGDYWPGAAEDLIYQMSQEEDGRKGNKKGMLKKTITKRALKASGQTDLSGNASKDLLLMHKLGETIHPMKEDFIMVHLQPSCTHCCMLMVSGNRWLCSQCKYFQICDKCYEAEQRREDRERHPANFRDKHALYPVEITDIPADTRDKDEILESEFFDTRQAFLSLCQGNHYQYDTLRRAKHSSMMVLYHLHNPTAPAFVTTCNACHLDIETGQGWRCEVCPDYDVCNSCYSRDGGVNHPHKLTNHPSLADQNAQNKEARQLRVLQLRKMLELLVHASQCRSANCQYPNCRKVKGLFRHGIQCKVRASGGCVLCKKMWYLLQLHARACKESQCHVPRCSDLKEHLRRLQQQSDSRRRAAVMEMMRQRAAEVAGGSG comes from the exons ATGAATGTTCAGGCGCACTTGTCAGGACAGGTTTCGAACCAAGGGAACATGTCTCAGCAGAATGGTGGTGGTGCTCCTGGTTTAGGACCTTCACGTAATGACAATGATCTCTTGAGACTTCGGCAAGGCATGCGAATCAAGAT tTTCAGCATCTTACAGCAAAAACAACCATCGCCAGCTGACGATGCATCAAAGGCAAAGTATATGGATGTTGCTAGACGCTTAGAGGAGGGGTTGTTTAAAATTGCTAACTCAaag GAAGATTACTTAAATCAGTCGACCCTGGAATCTCGGCTGGCAAGTCTAATCAAAGGCAGACATATGAATAACTACAATCAGCAGCGACATGCTAATCCTTCTTCGGCTGGAACAATGATACCCACTCCAGGGTTACAACATAGTGGTGGGAATCCAAATATGATGATGACGTCCTCTGTTGATGCTGCAATGGATGGAAGTAATAACATCACAACTACTGCTATGAACACTGCAAACATGCTAAATCCTGGTGGCATGCTCGGAG GTAACATGTCTAATGGATACCAGCATTCATCGAGTAACTTTGGTCTTGGTTCTGTAGGGAACATTGCATCAATGAGCTCACAAAGAAATACTGGCCAGATGATGCCTACCCCTGGAATTGTCAACAACAGTATTAATAGCAATAGCCAGTCTTACTTGAATGTTGAAGCTTCCAATTCCAACAATAGTGTTGGATTTTCTGCTGCTCCCATGATGGTTCCTCAGCCTcatcagcagcagcaacaacaaccgAGGCAGGATATCGGTGGCCAAAATAGTCGTATCTTGCATAATCTTGGGAGTCAAATGAGTGTTGGCCTTAGACCTGGGATGCAGCAAAAAATGTCTAATGTGTCTAACAGCTCCATAAACGGTGGTGTTGGGATGAATGCAAAAAGTGTTGATACCCTTCAGCGTTCAGGAATGCAGA GTGAAGGATATGGCACAAATAACGTTGACCCTTTTCATTCTGGAAATTTGTATGGTGCTGCAACATCTGTTGGGACGTTGACAGATACTCAGAATACCAATACGGCAAGTTTTCAGTCTATGTCTGGAAATAGCTCTTCTCTG TCACATCAACAGCAGCAGTTTCAGCAACAGCCTAATCGGTTTCAGCAACAACCTAATCAAATTCAACAACATCAGCAGCAGTTTCTACAGCAACGGCAATTGAAGCAGCAGCAGAGATTTATGAGTCAAGATGCTTTTGGGCAAAACCATGTGGCCTCTGACATGGTTACACACGTTAAACATGAACCTGGAGTTGAGAACCCTAGCAATTCTATCCACTCCCAAACTCATGAGCAGTTCCAGCTTTCTCAGTTTCAAAATCAATACCAGAACAACGCAGATGACCGTCATGCAGGTTCTCAGATTCTCCCTGCCACAAGTCAGAGTGATATTTGCACATCAGTTCCCCAAAATAGCCAACAGATACAGCAGATATTGCACCCGCAGGGTATGGCTTCCGACTCTATTAACAGTTTTAACAACCTTTCTGTTGGAGTGAAATCAGAATCTGATCTGCAAGGTCACTGGCAATCTCAGTCACAAGAACATACTCAAATGTCTAATAGTATGTCGAACGAACGGCACATTCAAGATGATTTCCGTCAAAGAATGTCAGGAACGGATGAAGCTCAGCCCAATAATACCTCTGGAGGGTCTATTATAGGTCAAAGTCACATCTCAACTACATCAGAATCTCCCACTCCTCAGAATCCTGTTGGTACCACTTGTAGATATGGAAACGAAAACCAAGATCCGAGATTTAGAAACCAACAGAAATGGCTCCTGTTCCTACGCCATGCTCGCAACTGCAAAGCCCCTGAAGTGAAGTGTCCCGAGCGGAATTGCGTTACGGTTCAGAAGCTCTGGAAGCACATGGACAGTTGTGCTGCGACTCAGTGTTCATATCCTCGCTGCCGCCCCACGAAGACACTGATTAATCACCATCGAAGTTGTAAGGAATCCAACTGCCCTGTGTGTATTCCTGTGAAGGCCTTCTTACAGCAACAGGCAAATGCTCGGTCCCTAGCTCGTTTAAAAACCGAAAGCAGTGCTGCGAAGTCAGTAAATGGAGGTGGAATATCCAATGATGCAGTACAGACCTCTGCTGGAGCACTCTCTTGTGCTTCGCCTAGTGCTGATGTTTCAAATAATTTGCAACCTTCTTTGAAACGGTTGAAGGTGGAGCAGTCTTCTCAACCCGTCGACGTTGAGACGGAAAGTTGTAAAAGCTCTGTTATCTCCGTAACAGAAGCACAATCATCATCTCAGCATGCTGAAAGGAAAGATCACAGGCACAGTGATGTACGTGCATCTTCAAAGTATTTTGAAGTGAAAGCTGAGGTTTGTGAAGGTTCTGTACAGGCACGACCCGGttttaaagagagaaaaagtggAATTGCTGAAAATATTCCCAAGCAAAGACCAGTAATTGAACCTGTTAAACAAGATTTGCCCGATGCCTCACCTCGGCAAGAGAAGTGCAAAATGGAGAAAGTATCGGAGTCACTGAAGGAAGAAAGTCTAGTAGAGTCTAAACCTCCACCAAAATCTGGAAAAGCAGAGATAAAGGGTGTTTCATTAACTGAATTGTTCACCCCTGAGCAAGTGAGAGAACATATCCGTGGTCTCCGTCAGTGGGTTGGCCAG AGTAAAGCCAAAGCAGAAAAGAATCAGGCTATGGAGCATTCAATGAGTGAGAACTCATGTCAACTATGTGCAGTGGAGAAGCTTACCTTTGAGCCACCACCTATATATTGTACCCCTTGTGGTGCCCGCATCAAGAGAAATGCTATGTATTACACCGTAGGAGCTGGTGACACTCGTCACTACTTTTGTATTCCATGTTATAATGAATCCCGTGGGGACACTATACTCGCTGAGGGGACGCCTATACCTAAGGCAAGActcgagaaaaagaaaaatgatgaaGAGACTGAAGAATGG TGGGTCCAATGTGATAAATGTGAGGCATGGCAGCATCAGATCTGTGCTTTGTTTAATGGGAGAAGGAATGACGGAGGGCAAGCTGAGTATACCTGCCCTTATTGCTATATAGCAGAAGTGGAACAAAGTAAGAGGAAGCCTTTACCTCAGAGTGCTGTTCTTGGAGCTAAAGACCTTCCGAGAACAATTCTCAGTGACCATATTGAGCAGCGGCTGTTTAAGAAGCTGAAGCAGGAAAGAACAGAGAGAGCCAGGGCTCAAGGAAAAAGTTTTGATGAGGTGCCTACTGCCGAGTCCCTTGTGATTAGAGTTGTTTCATCGGTTGACAAGAAGCTGGAAGTCAAACCTCGGTTTCTTGAAATTTTTCGGGAAGATAGTTACCCAACAGAGTTTGCATACAAGTCCAAG GTGGTTCTGTTGTTCCAAAAGATTGAAGGTGTAGAAGTTTGCTTATTTGGGATGTACGTCCAAGAGTTTGGTTCTGAATGCGCATTTCCTAATCAACGCCGAGTTTATCTCTCTTATTTGGATTCTGTAAAGTACTTTAGACCGGAGGTTAGATCTTATTACGGAGAGGCCCTGCGCACTTTCGTTTACCACGAAATCCTG ATCGGTTACCTAGAATACTGCAAGTTGCGTGGTTTCACGAGCTGCTACATATGGGCTTGTCCGCCGCTCAAGGGCGAGGACTATATCTTATACTGTCATCCAGAAATCCAGAAGACGCCAAAATCTGATAAACTACGAGAGTG GTACTTAGCAATGTTGAAAAAAGCTTCAAAGGAGGGCATTGTTGCAGAAACTATAAATCTATACGACCATTTCTTTATGCAAACTGGTGAATGTAGAGCTAAGGTTACTGCAGCTAGGCTCCCGTATTTCGATGGTGACTACTGGCCAGGTGCAGCAGAGGATCTTATATACCAAATGAGTCAAGAAGAAGATGGCAGAAAGGGGAATAAGAAGGGAATGCTAAAGAAAACAATTACAAAAAGGGCTCTAAAAGCTTCTGGGCAGACTGATTTATCTGGGAATGCATCCAAGGATCTGCTACTAATGCATAAA CTTGGTGAGACCATTCACCCTATGAAGGAGGACTTTATCATGGTCCACCTGCAACCTTCTTGCACACATTGCTGTATGTTGATGGTATCTGGAAATCGTTGGCTCTGCAGTCAGTGCAAATACTTTCAGATTTGTGATAA GTGTTATGAAGCTGAACAGCGGCGTGAAGACAGGGAAAGGCATCCTGCTAATTTTAGGGATAAGCATGCGTTGTACCCT GTTGAGATTACAGATATTCCTGCAGATACGAGGGACAAAGATGAGATACTAGAAAGCGAGTTTTTCGACACAAGGCAAGCGTTTCTGAGTCTTTGTCAAGGGAACCACTATCAGTACGACACGTTGAGGCGGGCAAAGCATTCGTCAATGATGGTCCTTTATCATCTGCATAACCCAACTGCTCCTGCGTTTGTCACGACCTGCAATGCGTGTCACCTCGACATTGAAACTGGTCAAGGATGGCGCTGTGAAGTATGTCCAGACTACGATGTGTGCAACTCCTGTTACAGTAGAGATGGTGGAGTTAATCATCCTCACAAGTTGACTAATCATCCATCCCTAGCTGATCAAAATGCTCAGAACAAAGAAGCAAGGCAGTTGCGTGTCTTGCAG CTGAGGAAAATGCTGGAACTTCTGGTACATGCATCACAATGTCGTTCTGCAAATTGTCAGTATCCAAATTGCCGGAAAGTGAAGGGACTATTCCGACATGGTATACAGTGCAAAGTGCGTGCTTCAGGAGGTTGCGTTCTATGCAAGAAAATGTGGTATCTTCTGCAACTCCACGCTCGGGCCTGCAAGGAATCTCAGTGCCATGTACCTCGTTGCAG TGACCTGAAGGAGCATCTGAGAAGATTACAGCAGCAATCAGATTCAAGGCGAAGAGCAGCTGTGATGGAAATGATGAGACAGAGAGCTGCGGAAGTCGCTGGAGGATCAGGGTAA